In Perca fluviatilis chromosome 11, GENO_Pfluv_1.0, whole genome shotgun sequence, the following proteins share a genomic window:
- the tyw3 gene encoding tRNA wybutosine-synthesizing protein 3 homolog has protein sequence MEKGFRQWKEQCLNKLDLSKKGQVDEDISHVVSLLNGCEQYFTTSSCSGRIILIDGAQKHGCVWLFVSHQQCQSDDLMSAVARSSGDAVLKFEPFVLHVQCRRLEDAQLTHSVAINSGFRNSGLTVGKTGKIITAVRSTHGLEVPLSHQGKLLVQQEYISFLTQIANQKMEENLRRIHRFYQNLQSALHADNLPAEPQTHHRSQETKNQTSVYKRRRRRERQPGTDCCHGDGSSIEPELDDCLDLFT, from the exons ATGGAGAAAGGGTTCCGTCAGTGGAAGGAGCAGTGTCTCAAcaagctggacctgagtaagaAGGGACAGGTGGATGAGGACATCTCACATGTGGTGTCTCTGCTCAACGGCTGCGAGCAGTACTTCACCACCAGCTCGTGCTCCGGCAGAATCATCCTCATCGACGGG GCTCAGAAACACGGCTGCGTTTGGCTGTTTGTCTCACACCAGCAATGCCAATCCGATGACCTG ATGAGCGCTGTGGCCCGCTCCAGTGGAGATGCAGTGTTGAAGTTCGAGCCCTTCGTGCTCCATGTTCAGTGCAGGCGGCTGGAGGACGCTCAGCTCACG cACTCAGTGGCCATCAACTCGGGTTTCAGGAACTCTGGTCTCACTGTCGGCAAGACAGGGAAAATCATCACG GCGGTCCGCAGCACCCATGGCTTGGAGGTTCCTCTCAGCCACCAAGGAAAGCTGCTGGTGCAACAGGAGTACATCAGTTTCCTGACTCAGATAGCCAATCAGAAGATGGAGGAGAACCTCAGACGGATCCACAG ATTCTACCAGAATCTGCAGTCAGCGCTGCACGCAGACAACCTCCCAGCAGAACCACAAACGCACCACCGCAGTCAGGAGACCAAGAACCAAACAAGTGTGTACAAACGGAGGCGGAGGAGAGAACGGCAGCCTGGGACTgactgttgccatggtgacggctccagcattgaGCCAGAGCTGGACGACTGTCTGGACCTGTTCACATGA